A region of Burkholderiales bacterium JOSHI_001 DNA encodes the following proteins:
- a CDS encoding DNA helicase, Rad3 (PFAM: DEAD_2), producing the protein MPAAPGWRYTVAVRALCEFSAKHGDLDRRFTPSATALEGLRGQFTVASRRGPDYETEISLEGDCGPLHVRGRADGWDPRRRCLEEVKAIRGHPDEIPHNRRQLHWAQLQTYGALFCRARELDELTLALVYFDVASQTEVELRQVYGAEELEDLLEARCAAFQGWAQQEAAHRNARDAALQSLAFPQQAYRAGQRALAEAVYRTAANRRCLLAQAPTGIGKTVGTLFPLLRAMPRQGIDKIAYLTCKGTGRITALDNLRALRAGTAGQALRVVAMVPKDQGCEHPDKACHGDACPLARGFYDRLGAARADAVAQGWLDAAAQRRVALQHGICPYYLGQELVRWADVLVGDVHHLFDGNGQLWGLMQAQDWALAVLVDEAHNLVERTRQMYSAELRTSQLRSAASIAPAAVQSALNALLQACDHLGGDAAGPYAVLEAAPDAFVQALQAAAGALAEHFQQHPLAVGALLNFHFDLQRLLKLVDALSEHSIFDLQGQAAPPEGGAAPPAQDVLLGVRNVAPACFLRPRFAALHSVTLFSATLAPADYAIALLGLPENTAWIDVPPPFAPEHLRVQVADGLSTRFAHRGRSLQALAEVIARQFDQHPGNYLAFFSSFDYLDKAADRLADLRPDIPQWRQDRRMASPARQDFLARFTPQGQGIGFAVLGGVFGEGVDLPGRRLIGAFIATLGLPPVSPLQDHVQARLDKLFGPGHGYADRVPAMQKVVQAAGRVLRTPEDQGWLWLLDDRYRRPEFMALLPPWWQLQGSSTR; encoded by the coding sequence ATGCCGGCCGCGCCGGGCTGGCGCTACACGGTTGCCGTGCGGGCCCTGTGTGAATTCAGCGCCAAGCACGGCGACCTGGACCGGCGCTTCACCCCGTCGGCCACCGCCCTGGAAGGCCTGAGGGGCCAGTTCACCGTGGCCAGCCGCCGCGGCCCCGACTACGAAACCGAAATCAGCCTCGAAGGCGATTGCGGCCCGCTGCATGTGCGCGGCCGTGCCGACGGCTGGGACCCGCGCCGCCGGTGCCTGGAGGAAGTGAAGGCCATCCGCGGCCACCCCGACGAGATTCCGCACAACCGCCGCCAGTTGCACTGGGCCCAGTTGCAGACCTACGGCGCCCTGTTCTGCCGCGCCCGGGAACTGGATGAGCTGACCCTGGCGCTGGTGTATTTCGACGTCGCCTCGCAGACCGAAGTGGAACTGCGCCAGGTGTACGGCGCCGAAGAACTGGAGGACCTGCTCGAAGCGCGTTGCGCTGCCTTCCAGGGCTGGGCTCAGCAGGAGGCAGCGCACCGCAACGCACGTGACGCCGCACTGCAGTCCTTGGCCTTTCCGCAGCAGGCCTACCGCGCCGGGCAGCGCGCCTTGGCCGAAGCCGTGTACCGCACCGCCGCCAACCGCCGCTGCCTGCTGGCCCAGGCGCCCACCGGCATTGGCAAGACCGTGGGCACCTTGTTCCCGCTGCTGCGCGCCATGCCGCGGCAGGGCATCGACAAGATCGCCTACCTCACCTGCAAAGGCACCGGGCGCATCACCGCGCTGGACAACCTGCGGGCCTTGCGGGCCGGCACCGCCGGCCAGGCCCTGCGCGTGGTGGCCATGGTGCCCAAGGACCAGGGCTGTGAACACCCCGACAAGGCCTGCCATGGCGACGCCTGCCCGCTGGCCCGGGGCTTCTACGACCGCCTGGGTGCCGCGCGGGCCGACGCAGTGGCCCAGGGCTGGCTGGACGCCGCCGCGCAGCGCCGAGTGGCCTTGCAACACGGCATCTGCCCCTACTACCTGGGACAGGAACTGGTGCGCTGGGCCGACGTGCTGGTGGGTGATGTGCACCATCTGTTCGACGGCAACGGCCAGCTCTGGGGCCTGATGCAGGCGCAGGACTGGGCCCTGGCGGTGCTGGTGGACGAAGCCCACAACCTGGTGGAACGCACGCGGCAGATGTACAGCGCCGAACTGCGCACCAGCCAGCTTCGCAGCGCCGCGTCCATCGCGCCGGCGGCTGTGCAGTCGGCGCTGAACGCCTTGCTGCAGGCTTGTGACCATCTTGGCGGCGATGCAGCGGGGCCCTACGCGGTGCTGGAAGCCGCGCCCGACGCCTTTGTGCAGGCCCTGCAAGCGGCGGCCGGCGCACTGGCAGAGCACTTCCAGCAGCACCCGCTGGCGGTGGGCGCCTTGTTGAACTTCCACTTCGACCTGCAGCGCTTGCTGAAGCTGGTGGATGCGCTGAGCGAGCACTCGATCTTCGACCTGCAAGGGCAGGCTGCGCCACCCGAGGGCGGCGCGGCCCCGCCAGCGCAGGATGTCTTGCTGGGGGTGCGCAACGTGGCGCCGGCCTGCTTCCTGCGCCCGCGCTTCGCGGCGCTGCACAGCGTCACGCTGTTCTCGGCCACCTTGGCGCCTGCGGACTACGCCATCGCCCTGCTGGGCCTGCCCGAGAACACGGCCTGGATCGACGTGCCACCGCCCTTTGCGCCGGAACACCTGAGGGTGCAGGTGGCCGATGGCCTTTCCACCCGCTTCGCGCACCGGGGCCGCTCGCTGCAGGCGCTGGCCGAGGTGATCGCGCGCCAGTTCGACCAGCACCCCGGCAACTACCTGGCCTTCTTCAGCAGCTTCGACTACCTGGACAAGGCCGCCGACCGCCTGGCCGATCTGCGGCCCGACATCCCGCAATGGCGCCAGGACCGTCGCATGGCCAGCCCCGCACGCCAGGACTTCCTGGCCCGCTTCACACCCCAGGGCCAGGGCATAGGCTTTGCCGTGCTGGGCGGGGTGTTCGGCGAAGGGGTGGACCTGCCCGGCAGGCGGCTGATCGGGGCCTTCATCGCCACGCTCGGCCTGCCGCCGGTGTCCCCGCTGCAGGACCATGTCCAGGCCCGGCTGGACAAGCTGTTCGGCCCCGGACACGGCTACGCCGACCGGGTGCCGGCGATGCAGAAGGTGGTGCAGGCGGCGGGCCGTGTGTTGAGAACGCCCGAAGACCAGGGCTGGCTGTGGCTGCTGGACGACCGCTACCGGCGCCCCGAGTTCATGGCGCTGCTGCCGCCCTGGTGGCAGTTGCAGGGATCCAGCACGCGCTGA
- a CDS encoding Tannase and feruloyl esterase (PFAM: Tannase and feruloyl esterase) — MKLASGRRPTLGLAVHLAGPALAALAVSACAHDHGARALPRLAEAKPATLVGSCETLAERLAVLPNTRITASGTIAAGTVLQAGQAVAAHCRVTGRMNERVSPVDGKTYAIAFELRLPQAWNGRFFHQGNGGIDGAVVPANGALGGGPLTSALLQGFAVLSSDAGHSNAQGGPAFGLDPQARLDYGYQAVGSLTPMAKSAIAIAYGKGPDRSYFGGCSNGGRHTLVTAARYADDYDGYLAGAPGFQLPLAALANIFGAQRYASVATGDPATPAGLETAFTAAERAMLGRQVLARCDALDGAIDGLVQDTAACQRHFKLLRDVPTCTGARDGSCLTQAQKLAIAPIFRGATTSNGERFYAGFPYDSGIGAGGIPFWEFTAPLALDSGAVGAIFKVPPSPLALSNGPTFSLGLDIDATLAELKASNATYTESALSFMTPPDATDMSAVQRRGAKMMVYHGVSDPIFSVQATQAWYRGVDRHSGGRADSFLRLYPVPGMGHCAGGPATDQADFLSPLVAWVERGQAPGALTATARGPGNAGGVNAEVPATWAADRSRPLCPYPAVARYSGSGDVERASSWRCELDKDKGKDRDSQHDD, encoded by the coding sequence ATGAAGCTCGCTTCCGGCCGCCGGCCCACCCTGGGCCTGGCCGTCCACCTGGCCGGCCCTGCGTTGGCGGCCCTGGCCGTCAGTGCCTGCGCCCACGACCACGGCGCACGCGCCCTGCCCCGGCTGGCCGAGGCCAAGCCGGCCACCTTGGTGGGCAGCTGCGAAACGCTGGCCGAGCGGCTGGCCGTGCTGCCCAACACCCGCATCACCGCCAGCGGCACCATCGCCGCCGGCACCGTGCTGCAGGCCGGCCAGGCGGTGGCCGCGCACTGCCGCGTCACCGGCCGCATGAACGAACGCGTCAGCCCTGTGGACGGCAAGACCTACGCCATCGCCTTCGAGCTGCGCCTGCCCCAGGCCTGGAACGGCCGCTTCTTCCACCAGGGTAATGGGGGCATCGACGGCGCGGTGGTGCCGGCCAACGGCGCCCTGGGCGGCGGGCCGCTCACCAGCGCGCTGCTGCAGGGCTTCGCGGTGCTCAGCTCCGACGCCGGTCACTCCAACGCCCAGGGCGGCCCGGCCTTCGGGCTGGACCCGCAGGCGCGGCTGGACTACGGCTACCAGGCGGTGGGCAGCCTCACCCCCATGGCCAAGTCGGCCATCGCCATCGCTTACGGCAAAGGGCCGGACCGCTCCTACTTCGGCGGCTGCTCCAATGGCGGGCGCCACACCCTGGTGACCGCGGCGCGTTACGCCGACGACTACGACGGCTACCTGGCCGGTGCACCCGGCTTCCAGTTGCCGCTGGCGGCGCTGGCCAACATCTTCGGCGCCCAGCGCTATGCCAGCGTGGCCACCGGCGACCCGGCCACGCCCGCCGGCCTGGAAACCGCCTTCACCGCGGCCGAACGCGCGATGCTGGGACGCCAGGTGCTGGCACGCTGCGACGCGCTGGACGGCGCCATCGACGGCCTGGTGCAGGACACCGCCGCCTGCCAGCGGCATTTCAAGCTCCTGCGCGACGTGCCCACCTGCACCGGCGCGCGCGACGGCAGCTGCCTCACGCAGGCGCAGAAGCTGGCCATCGCGCCCATCTTCCGCGGCGCCACCACGTCCAACGGCGAACGCTTCTACGCGGGCTTCCCGTATGACAGCGGCATCGGCGCCGGCGGCATCCCGTTCTGGGAGTTCACCGCACCGCTGGCACTGGACTCGGGCGCCGTGGGCGCCATCTTCAAGGTGCCGCCGTCGCCGCTGGCCCTGAGCAACGGCCCGACCTTCTCGCTGGGCCTGGACATCGACGCCACCCTGGCCGAGCTGAAGGCCAGCAACGCCACCTACACCGAGTCCGCGCTCAGCTTCATGACCCCGCCCGACGCCACCGACATGTCGGCCGTGCAGCGGCGCGGCGCCAAGATGATGGTCTACCACGGCGTCAGCGACCCCATCTTCTCGGTGCAGGCCACGCAGGCCTGGTACCGCGGCGTTGACCGCCACAGCGGCGGCCGCGCCGACAGTTTCCTGCGCCTGTACCCCGTGCCCGGCATGGGCCACTGCGCGGGCGGGCCGGCCACCGACCAGGCCGATTTCCTCAGCCCGCTGGTGGCCTGGGTGGAACGCGGCCAGGCGCCCGGCGCCCTCACGGCCACGGCGCGCGGCCCTGGCAACGCCGGTGGCGTGAACGCCGAGGTGCCCGCCACCTGGGCCGCCGACCGCAGCCGGCCCCTGTGCCCCTACCCCGCCGTGGCGCGCTACAGCGGCAGCGGCGACGTGGAACGCGCCAGCAGTTGGCGCTGCGAGTTGGACAAGGACAAGGGCAAAGACAGGGACTCGCAGCACGACGACTGA
- a CDS encoding fructose-2,6-bisphosphatase (PFAM: Phosphoglycerate mutase family), giving the protein MTINAPGPTTIFLARHGQSENNNQGLVTGQMDVGLSPKGELQALALAQCLKGESLAAIYTSTLRRTVQTAQPTADALGLPIVQLPGLAEIHMGSLEGRFRDERDPEAQALWAQCQADLWHFVVPGGEGFTPFAERVGATLQDLLARHAGQKLLIVGHRATNRVLLGLLLGWPRARWEELRLRNKFFYRVQPGDSPTIATYTLSGSKTGRCEEGFVM; this is encoded by the coding sequence ATGACGATCAACGCGCCCGGCCCCACCACCATCTTCCTGGCCCGCCATGGGCAAAGTGAAAACAACAACCAGGGCCTGGTCACCGGCCAGATGGACGTGGGCCTGTCGCCCAAGGGCGAGTTGCAGGCGCTGGCGCTGGCGCAGTGCCTGAAGGGCGAAAGCCTGGCGGCCATCTACACCAGCACGCTCAGGCGCACGGTGCAGACCGCCCAGCCCACGGCCGACGCGCTGGGCCTGCCCATCGTGCAACTACCGGGGCTGGCCGAGATCCACATGGGCAGCCTGGAGGGGCGCTTTCGCGACGAGCGTGACCCCGAAGCGCAAGCCCTGTGGGCCCAGTGCCAGGCGGATCTGTGGCACTTCGTGGTGCCGGGCGGCGAAGGCTTCACACCCTTTGCCGAACGCGTGGGCGCCACGCTGCAGGACCTGCTGGCGCGCCACGCCGGCCAGAAGCTGCTGATCGTGGGCCACCGCGCCACCAACCGCGTGCTGCTGGGCCTGCTGCTGGGATGGCCGCGTGCGCGCTGGGAAGAACTGCGCCTGCGCAACAAGTTCTTCTACCGCGTGCAACCGGGCGATTCGCCCACCATCGCCACCTACACGCTCAGCGGCAGCAAGACCGGGCGCTGTGAAGAAGGCTTCGTGATGTAG